In the Candidatus Electrothrix sp. GW3-4 genome, one interval contains:
- a CDS encoding DUF4157 domain-containing protein, whose translation MQEYQEKENKNNYTSVAHAVAQRKKNGRARGFSFVDNRQSTVQLRAKMPTKAGEQSERKVLQAKNFHGVRQRRAEELVQKQANNTGLPDNLKSGIENLSGYSMDDVNVHYHSDKPAQLQAHAYTQGTDIHIAPGQEKHLPHEAWHVVQQKQGRVQPTMQMKGGVNVNDDAGLEREADVMGGKVLDYAQKQLTNAQNNLNSLKAGLAAEKAAAFAA comes from the coding sequence ATGCAGGAATACCAGGAAAAAGAAAATAAGAACAACTACACTTCGGTCGCTCATGCTGTTGCGCAGAGAAAAAAGAATGGCCGGGCACGGGGCTTCTCTTTCGTGGACAACCGGCAGTCCACAGTACAGTTGCGGGCGAAGATGCCTACAAAGGCTGGGGAACAGTCGGAGCGGAAAGTTTTGCAGGCGAAGAACTTTCATGGTGTCAGGCAGCGCAGAGCGGAAGAGCTGGTGCAGAAGCAGGCGAACAACACAGGTTTGCCGGACAACTTAAAGTCTGGCATTGAGAATCTGTCTGGCTATTCGATGGATGACGTTAATGTGCATTATCATTCTGATAAGCCTGCGCAACTGCAAGCCCATGCCTATACGCAAGGGACTGATATTCATATTGCCCCTGGGCAAGAAAAGCACCTGCCGCATGAGGCATGGCATGTGGTACAGCAGAAGCAAGGCAGAGTGCAGCCCACCATGCAGATGAAAGGGGGCGTGAATGTGAATGATGATGCGGGGTTGGAGAGGGAAGCGGATGTGATGGGGGGGAAGGTATTAGATTATGCTCAGAAACAACTCACCAATGCCCAAAACAACCTCAACTCACTGAAAGCCGGTTTAGCTGCGGAAAAAGCTGCTGCTTTTGCTGCATAA
- a CDS encoding ATP-binding protein — protein sequence MYWRDRKNLSRVFDAAAYKDWILFFDEADALFGKRTVASTANDRHANQQTGYLLQKIEDFPGTVILATNLKANMDEAFTRRFQAMIHFTIPSADLRLQLWQNAFRDTCELAGDIDLVQVAEEYKLAGGAIINVLRTCALTAISQERRHVTKEELLLAIRREFRKENKTI from the coding sequence ATATATTGGCGAGACCGAAAAAACCTGTCCAGGGTCTTTGATGCGGCGGCCTATAAGGATTGGATTTTATTTTTTGATGAGGCGGATGCCCTGTTTGGCAAGCGAACGGTCGCGTCCACGGCCAATGATCGACATGCCAATCAGCAGACCGGCTATTTGCTGCAAAAGATCGAGGACTTTCCTGGTACTGTGATCCTGGCCACTAACTTAAAGGCCAATATGGATGAGGCCTTTACCCGCCGCTTCCAGGCCATGATCCATTTTACCATACCTTCTGCCGACCTACGCTTGCAACTCTGGCAAAACGCCTTCCGTGATACATGCGAGTTGGCAGGTGATATTGATTTGGTGCAAGTGGCGGAGGAGTATAAACTGGCTGGTGGCGCGATTATCAATGTGTTGAGGACCTGTGCTTTAACGGCAATCAGTCAGGAGCGGCGGCATGTGACCAAAGAGGAATTATTGCTGGCGATTCGTCGGGAATTCCGCAAGGAAAACAAGACGATTTAG
- a CDS encoding DUF4824 family protein produces MMKLRLSSRALFTLGFVLIIGVNIAVLSGVAFNRSGTPEAEIFLTERELPLSRQWVKENSGISLQLAWRTLSQDEESIHYGHWGTPVWFNADKLEEVGFQIEQYLQAKNTGWRSDRFVSKEVFLVLENDGELYQEAARRAERVLEMKKEAARLNSGDKNLRDEVERAKDELQRERISASRLFVLDAGLDPVQLREKYQDRTRFIITKGLVKPGYMYKKKREEVFGQIKALSIERIHVPLKYRKQLEAALARNKPTSGDLRPPRYQVKLAYGRRLEPWIVSVQQQDDSLQGGLNE; encoded by the coding sequence ATGATGAAACTCCGTCTCTCTTCCCGTGCCTTATTTACCCTCGGTTTTGTCCTCATCATAGGCGTTAATATTGCGGTGCTCTCTGGCGTTGCTTTCAATAGATCTGGAACCCCGGAGGCAGAGATTTTCCTTACTGAAAGAGAGCTGCCGCTCTCGCGACAATGGGTGAAAGAGAATAGCGGGATCTCTCTGCAACTTGCCTGGCGAACCTTGAGCCAGGATGAAGAGTCTATCCATTATGGCCATTGGGGAACGCCTGTCTGGTTCAATGCCGATAAATTAGAGGAGGTAGGCTTTCAGATAGAACAGTATCTTCAGGCAAAGAATACAGGGTGGCGTTCCGACCGATTCGTGAGCAAAGAGGTCTTTCTTGTCCTGGAAAATGATGGGGAACTCTATCAGGAAGCTGCCAGGAGAGCAGAACGTGTCTTGGAAATGAAGAAAGAGGCCGCTCGGCTCAACAGTGGAGACAAAAACCTGCGCGATGAGGTTGAACGGGCTAAAGATGAGTTGCAGCGGGAGCGCATAAGTGCGTCCCGTCTCTTTGTCCTTGATGCAGGACTTGATCCCGTACAATTACGAGAAAAATATCAGGACCGAACCCGGTTCATCATTACCAAGGGATTGGTCAAACCTGGATATATGTACAAAAAGAAGAGGGAAGAAGTTTTCGGGCAGATCAAAGCGTTAAGCATAGAACGTATTCATGTCCCCCTCAAGTATCGGAAGCAACTTGAGGCCGCTCTTGCCCGGAATAAACCAACGAGCGGTGACCTGAGGCCACCCCGTTATCAGGTCAAGCTGGCCTATGGTCGTCGTCTTGAGCCGTGGATCGTCTCTGTTCAGCAGCAGGATGATAGCTTGCAAGGAGGCCTTAATGAATAA
- a CDS encoding Smr/MutS family protein, which translates to MQLFCEVCGNEVDSGSSHCPFCESELKFSLPGQGVPHQAVKLKRGMPTVEQALGRLDRELEQAKKEGCRVLTLIHGYGSSGQGGAIREEIRAKLQYLKYRGEINDVFTGEQFSTGNGPGRNLLRRFPFLRQHRDLNRGNRGITLVVL; encoded by the coding sequence ATGCAGCTTTTCTGTGAGGTTTGCGGTAACGAGGTGGACTCGGGCAGCAGCCACTGCCCTTTTTGTGAGTCCGAGCTCAAATTTTCTCTTCCTGGGCAGGGGGTGCCGCACCAGGCAGTCAAATTGAAACGGGGCATGCCCACCGTGGAGCAAGCCCTGGGCCGGCTTGATCGTGAACTGGAACAGGCCAAAAAGGAAGGCTGCCGAGTCCTCACCCTGATTCATGGCTACGGCTCCTCAGGACAAGGAGGAGCCATCAGAGAAGAAATTCGGGCCAAATTGCAATATCTCAAATATCGTGGTGAGATTAACGATGTCTTTACCGGAGAGCAGTTTAGTACCGGTAACGGGCCAGGGCGCAATCTCCTGCGTCGCTTTCCCTTTCTTCGTCAACACCGTGACCTGAACAGGGGGAATCGCGGAATCACCTTAGTGGTGCTCTAA
- a CDS encoding type II toxin-antitoxin system PemK/MazF family toxin: MVKKSVHRFEIWLVQLDPTQGSEIRKTRPCVVLSPDEMSALKTAIIAPMTSKGFNFPTRIQCTFQGKEGLILLDQMRAVDKTRLIKKLGMITKSTQGKIINCLQELFSF, encoded by the coding sequence ATGGTGAAAAAAAGCGTTCACCGATTTGAGATCTGGTTGGTTCAATTAGATCCGACTCAAGGTTCGGAGATCAGGAAAACCAGACCCTGTGTTGTTCTTTCTCCAGATGAAATGTCGGCATTAAAAACAGCCATTATTGCTCCCATGACGTCAAAGGGATTCAACTTCCCGACCAGAATTCAATGCACATTTCAAGGGAAAGAAGGATTGATTTTGTTAGACCAAATGAGAGCTGTAGATAAAACCAGGCTCATAAAAAAATTGGGCATGATTACCAAGAGCACACAGGGTAAAATAATCAACTGCCTGCAGGAGCTTTTTTCGTTCTGA
- a CDS encoding cyclic nucleotide-binding domain-containing protein codes for MYRRNAVFVVTEEHTCPVYRVGDEFIIRDSTISAGGNKELCVWLVQELLTALDESNLLKHRLAVPSQPGVRQKKFECGGCTGLIRFEYKKEVAYSTLQMNLLELSKKRAKNQLVGKFFELLRGMELFEPLDDFDLQDLALLMKLEKHPANTIIIESGAMGTHFYVVLAGEVAVVRDDTGVIAELGPGDIFGEMSLLSGELTSSAVHSKTPVELASLKATDFKSTLSTHPVLQVFFYRVLVDRVQKNTLRAGNITSGMNGELSDINTVELFQLINSGGKTGKVDFIFDGCKGGVLFNAGEIVFCKCDRYEGKNAVFHILAKQDGQFFYSKGLSEEERQLPVLGGFMGLIMEGLRRIDENEAIEEEQKVCALGGGTE; via the coding sequence GTGTATCGTCGTAATGCCGTCTTTGTTGTTACAGAAGAACATACCTGTCCTGTGTATCGGGTAGGAGATGAATTTATCATCCGTGATTCAACCATCTCTGCAGGAGGAAATAAGGAACTCTGCGTGTGGCTGGTGCAGGAACTCCTCACAGCACTGGACGAAAGCAATCTCCTTAAGCATCGTCTTGCCGTCCCCTCCCAGCCAGGGGTAAGGCAAAAGAAATTTGAGTGCGGCGGGTGTACAGGGCTCATTCGCTTTGAATACAAAAAGGAGGTTGCTTATTCCACCTTACAGATGAATCTTCTTGAGCTCTCGAAAAAACGGGCAAAGAATCAGCTCGTCGGAAAGTTTTTTGAGCTCCTCCGGGGGATGGAACTTTTTGAACCTCTTGATGATTTCGATCTGCAGGATCTGGCTCTCCTGATGAAGCTGGAAAAACATCCGGCCAATACCATCATTATTGAGTCTGGCGCTATGGGGACGCATTTTTATGTCGTTTTAGCCGGAGAAGTGGCTGTGGTGCGGGATGATACCGGTGTGATAGCCGAACTCGGACCGGGAGATATCTTTGGCGAGATGAGTCTGCTCTCCGGCGAATTGACTTCTTCTGCGGTGCATTCAAAGACGCCGGTGGAATTGGCCTCATTAAAGGCCACGGACTTTAAATCTACTCTTTCCACCCATCCTGTTTTGCAGGTTTTTTTCTATAGGGTGCTGGTGGATCGCGTCCAGAAGAATACGCTTCGGGCGGGAAACATCACGTCCGGTATGAATGGCGAGCTCTCGGATATCAATACAGTGGAACTGTTTCAATTGATCAATTCCGGCGGAAAAACCGGAAAGGTTGATTTTATCTTTGATGGATGTAAGGGGGGCGTTCTCTTCAATGCAGGAGAAATAGTTTTTTGCAAGTGCGATAGGTATGAAGGGAAAAATGCTGTGTTTCATATACTTGCGAAACAGGATGGTCAGTTCTTCTATAGCAAGGGGCTCTCTGAGGAGGAAAGACAACTTCCGGTCCTGGGAGGCTTTATGGGGCTGATCATGGAGGGCCTCCGCCGTATCGATGAGAATGAAGCCATAGAAGAAGAACAGAAGGTCTGTGCGCTAGGGGGAGGGACGGAGTAA
- a CDS encoding mCpol domain-containing protein — MNKSYIAIDGDDVGLHLRTFIINEEIENVSNFSNELDIYFKKISRLLSLNGYNIVFCGGDSVLAYIEKDKMGNVIELLPVGVCTISVGISNSAEKAYLALQLAKARGKAQVVTLTNAEATTIKIWGQ; from the coding sequence ATGAATAAATCATATATTGCTATTGATGGAGATGATGTTGGGCTTCATCTGCGCACCTTTATAATTAATGAAGAAATTGAAAATGTTTCGAACTTTAGTAATGAACTTGATATATATTTTAAAAAAATCAGTAGATTATTATCGTTGAATGGTTATAACATAGTTTTTTGTGGTGGCGATAGTGTGCTAGCATATATTGAAAAAGATAAAATGGGTAATGTTATTGAGTTGTTACCTGTAGGGGTATGCACTATTTCAGTGGGTATTAGCAATTCTGCTGAAAAAGCATATTTGGCACTGCAATTAGCTAAAGCTAGGGGTAAAGCTCAGGTTGTTACTCTAACAAATGCAGAAGCAACTACAATAAAAATATGGGGACAATAA
- a CDS encoding proline--tRNA ligase gives MRYSQMLIRTAKEIPAEAEVISHQLLLRAGCIRKLTSGLYTYLPLGLAAIKKVEAIVREEMNRAGAQELLMPMVQPADLWHESGRWVKYGPELLRFQDRHNRDYCLGPTHEEVITDIARRELHSYRQLPVNLYQIQTKFRDEIRPRFGLMRGREFIMKDAYSFDISDEAAGQSYQSMHNAYTRIFQRCGLEFRAVEADSGTIGGSFSHEFMVLADTGEDTLVICRQCAYAANVEKAKVVLSESETAAASTGELQDCITVETPGMKKVDRVAEFLKVTPKKVIKTMIYLADEEPVAVLVRGDREVQSVKLKNLLAATEVELAEDDTVWKLTKLPVGYIGPVNIPIKLVADQEVMTMVNAVAGANEKGHHLTGVNPGRDFTPVAVGDLRQITEQDHCPVCQGALKLTEGIEVGHIFKLGTNYSEAMHAVYQDQEGKEQTMVMGCYGIGVSRVVAAAIEQNHDKNGIIFPLPLAPFQVIVLNLGMNNEETTAAAEKLYQDLRAAGLEVLLDDRDERPGSKFKDADLIGIPYRVTIGKTWEKEGQIEVRTRRDGTTTLLAYEQAASTITTMIRKELNALEQRAFAAQEQEDAC, from the coding sequence ATGCGTTATTCTCAGATGCTCATCCGCACGGCCAAAGAAATCCCGGCCGAGGCCGAAGTTATCAGCCATCAGCTGCTGCTGCGGGCAGGCTGTATCCGCAAACTGACCTCAGGCCTGTACACCTATCTCCCCCTCGGACTGGCAGCAATCAAAAAGGTGGAAGCCATTGTTCGGGAGGAGATGAACCGAGCAGGTGCCCAGGAACTGCTCATGCCCATGGTCCAACCAGCCGATCTTTGGCATGAATCAGGACGATGGGTAAAATATGGACCAGAACTGCTTCGCTTCCAGGATCGGCATAATCGTGACTACTGTCTCGGCCCTACCCATGAAGAGGTTATTACAGATATTGCCCGTCGCGAGCTTCATTCCTACCGTCAGCTCCCGGTGAATCTGTATCAAATCCAGACCAAGTTTCGGGACGAGATCCGCCCCCGCTTTGGCCTGATGCGCGGACGTGAGTTTATCATGAAAGACGCATACTCCTTTGATATCAGCGATGAAGCAGCCGGGCAAAGTTATCAGAGCATGCATAATGCGTACACCCGTATTTTTCAACGCTGCGGGCTTGAATTCCGGGCTGTGGAAGCCGATTCCGGCACTATTGGCGGTTCCTTTTCCCACGAATTCATGGTGCTGGCCGACACAGGAGAAGACACCCTGGTCATCTGTCGGCAATGTGCATACGCAGCCAATGTGGAAAAGGCCAAGGTGGTTCTCTCTGAGTCTGAGACAGCAGCTGCATCGACAGGAGAGCTACAGGACTGCATCACAGTAGAGACACCGGGCATGAAAAAGGTGGATCGGGTAGCAGAATTCCTCAAGGTTACGCCCAAGAAGGTCATCAAGACCATGATCTACCTTGCCGATGAAGAACCAGTGGCTGTACTGGTGCGTGGAGACCGTGAGGTGCAATCCGTGAAACTGAAAAACCTGCTTGCTGCCACCGAGGTTGAATTGGCTGAGGATGATACGGTCTGGAAGCTGACCAAGCTGCCTGTTGGCTATATTGGACCAGTCAATATTCCCATCAAGCTGGTCGCGGATCAGGAGGTCATGACCATGGTCAATGCCGTTGCCGGGGCCAATGAAAAGGGGCATCACCTGACCGGTGTCAATCCAGGTCGGGATTTCACCCCGGTTGCAGTGGGCGATCTCCGCCAAATCACAGAACAGGACCACTGCCCGGTCTGCCAGGGCGCCTTAAAACTGACCGAGGGGATTGAGGTCGGCCATATCTTCAAGTTGGGAACCAACTACTCTGAGGCCATGCATGCCGTGTACCAGGACCAGGAAGGCAAAGAACAGACCATGGTCATGGGGTGCTACGGTATCGGGGTGAGTCGGGTAGTGGCAGCTGCTATTGAGCAGAATCATGATAAAAACGGGATCATCTTTCCCCTTCCCCTGGCGCCGTTTCAGGTCATTGTCCTGAACCTGGGCATGAATAATGAAGAGACCACCGCAGCGGCAGAGAAACTCTATCAGGATCTTCGCGCCGCAGGCCTGGAAGTCCTCCTGGATGATCGGGATGAGCGTCCAGGATCAAAATTCAAAGATGCTGACCTCATCGGTATTCCCTATCGGGTGACAATAGGAAAGACCTGGGAAAAAGAAGGGCAGATAGAAGTACGGACACGACGCGACGGCACAACGACCCTGCTGGCCTATGAGCAGGCAGCATCCACCATAACCACTATGATCCGAAAGGAACTCAACGCCCTGGAGCAACGCGCCTTTGCTGCCCAAGAGCAAGAGGACGCCTGTTAA
- a CDS encoding bifunctional (p)ppGpp synthetase/guanosine-3',5'-bis(diphosphate) 3'-pyrophosphohydrolase, translating to MADFDELKNTASEYLSEDELRTLEEAHALASERHRDLLHSSGKSYISHLEEVANTVASMHLDLDTIIASLLHGVLKEGVATLEELEELFGAGVANIVNGTTKITNVRYDSKMAYQAENIRKLFLAMGSDIRVLLVKLADRLHDMLLLRRENEEKQRQLSRETMDLYAPLASRLGIDWLKRELEDLSFQYLFPAEYKELIGHLVSTLGEREKYVDEVIGILREKLKKNSVFPIRVIGRPKHLYSIYKKLVVQNIPIEQVYDKVAFRIIVNTVKECYEALGTIHGSWTPVPGRIKDFISAPKSNNYQSLHTTVAGPGGHFIEIQIRTEEMDRVAQEGVAAHWAYKEGQKINSRDARLFKELKKLVQTLQEVEDPGEFLDSVRGELFDPDVYALTPTGEVREMPRGSTPIDFAYAIHTAVGDRCTGARVNGRLVQLKCELQNGDIVEIITSKNQHPKQAWLQLVKTSRARAKIRQWLRREEKEKTLQEGREICERELKQLDTSLKKLIKSGHIRLLLKELRCNSLDDLLAKVGTGAITVLHLERALLPKEVQQQEEQSQEDELLEQLVEVGPQKPAPSARGVVRIDGVDDMLIKISQCCKPVPGDEVIGFITTGVGISVHKANCPSLLATDPIRWVEVNWSGDVQGKHRTELFLRAENRKNLLADISSLISSDHADVIEFSSRTTSENIAEFRVVLEITDKDHLQKLLTHLQQMPDMIEVRRQ from the coding sequence ATGGCCGATTTTGACGAACTAAAAAACACGGCAAGCGAATATCTTTCCGAGGATGAGCTGCGCACTCTTGAGGAGGCCCATGCCCTTGCTTCTGAACGACATAGAGACTTGCTCCATTCCTCTGGCAAGTCCTATATCAGCCATTTGGAGGAAGTGGCCAACACTGTGGCCTCCATGCACCTGGACCTGGACACGATCATAGCAAGCCTCCTCCACGGCGTCCTCAAGGAAGGCGTTGCCACACTTGAGGAGCTGGAAGAACTATTCGGCGCTGGTGTGGCAAATATCGTCAACGGGACAACCAAGATAACCAATGTCCGCTATGATTCCAAAATGGCCTATCAGGCGGAAAATATTCGTAAACTTTTCCTGGCCATGGGCTCGGATATCCGGGTGTTGCTGGTCAAACTCGCTGATCGCCTCCACGACATGCTCCTCCTGCGCCGGGAGAACGAAGAAAAGCAGCGACAACTCTCTCGGGAAACCATGGATCTCTATGCGCCACTGGCCAGCCGACTGGGTATCGACTGGTTAAAGCGTGAGCTTGAGGACCTCTCGTTTCAATATCTTTTTCCGGCAGAGTATAAGGAGCTGATAGGGCATCTGGTCAGTACCTTAGGGGAAAGGGAAAAATATGTTGACGAGGTTATTGGTATTCTCCGGGAAAAATTAAAGAAAAACAGCGTGTTTCCAATCAGGGTCATCGGGCGGCCCAAGCATCTCTATTCTATCTATAAAAAACTGGTTGTCCAGAATATCCCGATTGAACAGGTCTACGATAAGGTGGCCTTTCGTATTATCGTCAACACCGTCAAAGAGTGCTACGAGGCCTTGGGCACTATTCACGGCAGCTGGACACCTGTTCCTGGCCGGATCAAGGATTTTATTTCCGCCCCCAAATCAAATAATTACCAATCGCTCCATACCACAGTGGCTGGCCCGGGCGGCCATTTTATAGAGATCCAGATCCGGACTGAGGAAATGGATCGGGTAGCCCAGGAAGGTGTGGCAGCACATTGGGCCTATAAGGAAGGACAGAAGATCAACTCCCGGGACGCCCGCCTCTTCAAGGAACTCAAAAAACTGGTTCAAACCCTGCAGGAGGTTGAAGATCCAGGGGAATTTCTTGATTCTGTGCGAGGGGAACTCTTTGATCCAGATGTATACGCCCTGACCCCGACAGGCGAAGTTCGGGAGATGCCAAGGGGATCCACCCCTATTGATTTTGCCTATGCCATCCATACCGCTGTTGGCGATAGATGCACCGGTGCCAGGGTCAACGGTCGCCTGGTACAGCTGAAGTGTGAATTACAGAACGGCGACATCGTTGAGATCATCACCTCAAAGAATCAGCATCCCAAACAGGCCTGGCTGCAACTGGTCAAGACCAGTCGAGCCCGGGCAAAGATCCGGCAATGGTTGCGGCGGGAGGAAAAAGAAAAAACACTCCAGGAAGGGCGTGAGATCTGTGAGCGGGAGCTGAAACAGCTTGATACCAGTTTAAAGAAACTGATCAAGAGCGGCCATATTCGCCTGCTCCTCAAAGAGCTGCGCTGTAATTCTCTTGACGACCTGCTGGCCAAGGTGGGAACAGGGGCAATTACTGTCCTTCATCTTGAACGAGCCCTGCTACCCAAGGAGGTCCAACAACAGGAAGAGCAAAGCCAGGAAGACGAACTGTTGGAGCAGCTCGTCGAGGTCGGGCCACAAAAGCCAGCGCCGAGTGCCAGAGGTGTGGTCCGGATTGACGGCGTGGACGACATGCTGATTAAAATCAGCCAATGCTGCAAACCGGTGCCGGGTGACGAGGTTATCGGGTTTATTACCACAGGGGTAGGCATCTCTGTACATAAGGCCAACTGCCCCAGCCTGCTGGCCACGGACCCCATTCGCTGGGTCGAGGTCAACTGGTCTGGTGATGTGCAGGGCAAACACCGGACCGAGCTCTTTTTACGGGCTGAAAACAGAAAAAATCTACTTGCAGATATCAGCTCATTGATCTCCAGTGATCATGCCGATGTTATTGAATTCAGTTCCCGAACCACCTCGGAGAATATTGCTGAGTTCCGCGTTGTTCTGGAAATTACCGACAAAGACCATCTGCAAAAGTTGTTGACCCATTTGCAGCAGATGCCAGATATGATCGAAGTGCGCAGGCAGTAA
- a CDS encoding AbrB/MazE/SpoVT family DNA-binding domain-containing protein, with protein sequence MTTLIRVGNSQGVRIPKALIEQAHLSNKELVFQVVDDGLLIRPVKRPRQGWKEQFDSALLSRELDSAEQEWLDAPLSADEDWEW encoded by the coding sequence ATGACAACATTAATCAGAGTAGGAAACTCCCAAGGAGTGCGGATTCCGAAGGCTCTTATCGAACAGGCGCATTTAAGCAATAAAGAGCTGGTCTTTCAGGTGGTCGATGACGGGTTGTTAATTCGACCGGTGAAACGACCACGGCAGGGGTGGAAAGAACAATTTGACAGTGCTCTTCTATCCAGAGAACTGGACAGTGCTGAACAGGAGTGGTTGGACGCCCCTCTGTCGGCTGACGAGGACTGGGAATGGTGA
- a CDS encoding DUF4157 domain-containing protein, translated as MQAKDFHGGRQLKAEEPVQKQANRTGLPDNLKAGVENLSGMAMDDVRVHYNSDKPAQLQAHAYTQGTNIHIAPGQEKHLPHEAWHVVQQKEGRVQPTGWVGGKAMNGNRLLEKEADQMGRLSVNVHNGTCARAQHQIHQRKSVAYYKNSNDRTTQLVKARAFNDVRKEMQTNRILQGGKRVRHARDAEHGARERYLRKHPKQSQVSSGTATWRKLSADVKKHTGISYPDWKRKREAQHIIPASVGMKNQLPDLFINSRDNLMMLTGGRHGNTMPGPLYVKRKMMKQKYNKQGKNTQAIMHGRRVIHVGYKNRIAHPDYNDMAEKTLLKHAGTSKVTVAHAIKAANELRGKHKNPQILKYGDQLS; from the coding sequence TTGCAGGCCAAGGATTTTCATGGGGGCAGGCAACTCAAAGCGGAAGAGCCGGTGCAGAAGCAGGCAAACCGGACGGGGCTGCCGGATAATTTGAAGGCGGGGGTGGAGAATCTTTCCGGCATGGCAATGGATGATGTGCGGGTGCATTATAATTCTGATAAGCCCGCGCAGTTGCAAGCACACGCCTACACTCAGGGGACGAATATTCATATTGCGCCAGGGCAGGAAAAGCACCTGCCGCATGAGGCTTGGCATGTGGTGCAGCAGAAGGAAGGGCGGGTGCAGCCGACGGGGTGGGTAGGAGGGAAAGCTATGAACGGTAACAGGCTGTTGGAGAAGGAGGCGGACCAGATGGGACGGCTATCGGTTAATGTTCATAACGGTACGTGCGCGCGGGCTCAGCACCAAATTCACCAACGAAAGAGCGTAGCATACTATAAAAATAGTAACGATCGGACCACCCAATTAGTTAAAGCAAGAGCATTCAACGACGTGCGGAAGGAAATGCAGACTAATAGGATTCTTCAAGGGGGCAAACGTGTTCGCCATGCAAGGGATGCGGAGCATGGAGCGCGAGAGCGTTACTTAAGAAAGCATCCAAAACAATCCCAGGTGTCTTCAGGCACGGCAACATGGCGCAAGCTATCAGCGGATGTAAAAAAGCATACAGGAATATCCTATCCCGATTGGAAACGAAAAAGAGAAGCCCAGCATATCATACCAGCATCAGTAGGCATGAAAAATCAACTCCCAGATTTATTCATCAATTCACGAGACAACCTTATGATGCTGACTGGTGGTAGGCACGGTAATACGATGCCCGGACCATTGTACGTCAAACGCAAAATGATGAAGCAAAAATACAATAAGCAGGGCAAAAATACCCAAGCGATAATGCATGGACGTAGGGTGATCCATGTAGGGTACAAAAACAGGATAGCCCACCCTGATTACAATGATATGGCAGAAAAAACACTTTTAAAACATGCGGGAACAAGTAAAGTGACAGTAGCGCACGCAATAAAGGCGGCGAACGAGTTACGTGGTAAACACAAAAATCCGCAAATCCTTAAATACGGCGATCAGCTAAGCTAG